The genomic DNA GTGCTCGGACTGCCCAAGGTGGATCCACTGGTCTGAAACCTCCGGGTCTCCGGAAATGACAATCAAAAGGAGATGAAAGATGGCATCCCCAGCGAAACTGGCTCACATCGCGTTGCGAACTCCCGACATCGCGAAAATGCGCGACTGGTACAACACGGTTCTCGAAGGAGAGGTGGTCTTCGAAAACGACTTCGCCTGTTTTACGACCTACGACGATGAACACCACCGGGTCGTTTTCATGGCCGCACCGGACCTGCAGACCAGTCCGCAGAGTCCGTCGCACCTGCACCACCTCTCGTTCACCTTCGCGAAGTTCGACGAGTTGATCGATACCTACGAACGTCTTCACCACAAAGGCATCGAACCTGTCCTCACCCTGAATCACGGCCCGACATTCTCCTACTACTACGCGGACCCGGACGGAAACAATGTCGAGTTGCAGATCGACACCATGACGATGGCCGAGGCGAGGGAGTTCGTGGACAGCGAGGTCTTCGAGAAGAACCCGATCGGCATTCCGTTCGATGCAGCGAGCGTTTGCGAACGGTTTCGCGCGGGGGAGAGCGAGGCGGAGTTGACGCGCTACGGAGCCTGAGCCGCTCAGGCTTCGGGTTCGTCTCCTACTTGAATCGAGCGACGGCCCGACATCAGGCTTCGGGTTCGTCTCCTACTTGAATCGAGCGACGGCCCAACAGATTCAGCTTGAAGCGTCGGATCGTTTCGGGTTCGATGCGCTGGCCTTCGCCATCTTCGAAATAGAGCGCGTCTCTGGGGCACTGCACGATGCAGGCTCCGCAGCGCACGCAGCGTTCGTCGTGGGCGAGGTCGACGCGGGCTTCGCCTTCGATCTTCTCGTAACACGCCTGGGGACAGACCTCCCAGCAGCGGTACAGGCCGATGCAACGCTCGGCGTCGAGAGTGATCTGCCAAT from bacterium includes the following:
- a CDS encoding biphenyl 2,3-dioxygenase, which translates into the protein MASPAKLAHIALRTPDIAKMRDWYNTVLEGEVVFENDFACFTTYDDEHHRVVFMAAPDLQTSPQSPSHLHHLSFTFAKFDELIDTYERLHHKGIEPVLTLNHGPTFSYYYADPDGNNVELQIDTMTMAEAREFVDSEVFEKNPIGIPFDAASVCERFRAGESEAELTRYGA